One part of the uncultured Celeribacter sp. genome encodes these proteins:
- the hemC gene encoding hydroxymethylbilane synthase, whose product MTRKLPSPAQPLKIGTRGSPLALAQAYETRDLLMAAFDLPQEAFDIVSVSTRGDRVQDRALRELGGKGLFSKEIEDRLLSGEVDIAVHSTKDMSVEQPDGLVLGTFLKRENPFDAFITLDGKALADLPQGAVVGSSSLRRKAQLLNKRPDLQVVEFRGSVQTRLQKLHDGVAEATFLAMAGLNRLGFDHVPRQAVTADEMLPAVAQGAISIEHRAQDSHIAEMLAVLNHAPTAQAMACERAFLAKLDGSCQTPIAGLAEISGGTLRLRGEILRTDGSESLNDDMSAPVEDGAALGVEMATKLLERADAGFFDWT is encoded by the coding sequence ATGACACGCAAGCTTCCTTCCCCCGCTCAACCGTTGAAAATCGGCACCCGTGGTTCCCCGCTGGCTCTGGCTCAGGCCTATGAAACACGGGACCTGCTGATGGCGGCCTTCGATCTGCCGCAAGAGGCCTTCGACATTGTGTCGGTGTCGACGCGTGGCGACCGGGTGCAGGACCGCGCCTTGCGCGAGCTGGGCGGCAAAGGTTTGTTCTCCAAGGAAATCGAAGACCGGCTTTTGTCCGGTGAGGTCGATATTGCCGTTCATTCGACCAAGGACATGTCGGTTGAACAGCCGGACGGTCTGGTGCTGGGGACGTTTCTGAAGCGCGAAAACCCCTTTGATGCCTTCATCACACTGGATGGCAAGGCGCTGGCCGATTTGCCGCAAGGCGCTGTGGTCGGGTCGTCTTCGCTGCGGCGTAAGGCGCAACTTTTGAACAAACGTCCCGATTTGCAGGTGGTGGAATTCCGCGGCTCGGTGCAGACCCGTCTGCAAAAGCTGCACGATGGTGTGGCCGAGGCCACCTTTCTGGCGATGGCTGGGCTGAACCGTCTGGGTTTTGATCATGTGCCGCGTCAGGCGGTGACCGCTGACGAGATGCTGCCCGCCGTGGCGCAGGGGGCGATTTCCATAGAACACCGCGCGCAGGACAGCCATATCGCCGAGATGCTGGCCGTATTGAACCATGCTCCGACCGCACAGGCGATGGCTTGTGAGCGGGCGTTTCTGGCCAAACTCGATGGTTCTTGCCAGACGCCGATCGCCGGGCTCGCAGAAATCAGCGGGGGCACCCTGCGGTTGCGGGGCGAGATCCTGCGCACGGACGGTTCGGAAAGTCTGAACGACGACATGTCCGCCCCGGTCGAAGACGGCGCGGCCTTGGGCGTCGAAATGGCGACAAAGCTGTTGGAACGCGCCGACGCAGGGTTCTTCGACTGGACGTAA
- the hemE gene encoding uroporphyrinogen decarboxylase has translation MTDKTILKALKGEVQKVPPIWMMRQAGRYLPEYRATRAEAGDFLSLCYNSDLATEVTLQPIRRYGFDAAILFADILLLPQALGADLWFVTGEGPRLSTITADADFAKLKSKDDIHDKLAPIYETVRILSQELPRETTLIGFAGAPWTVATYMIAGRGTKDQGPAHALREGNNELFEKIIDLLTEGTIEYLDQQIQAGAEVVKIFDSWAGSLKGEAFEKYAVAPARKITAELKARHPGIPVIGFPREAGDGYIGFHAKTGVDCVALDNSVSPEWGAANVQKDGCVQGNLASSHMVTGGQALIDEVRHVREAFSKGPHIFNLGHGITPDADPDNVSLMIETLRENA, from the coding sequence ATGACCGACAAGACGATCCTGAAAGCGCTGAAAGGCGAGGTGCAGAAAGTCCCGCCGATCTGGATGATGCGCCAGGCCGGGCGGTACCTGCCGGAATATCGCGCCACCCGCGCAGAGGCCGGGGACTTCCTGTCGCTGTGCTACAACTCCGATCTGGCCACGGAGGTGACGTTGCAGCCGATCCGGCGCTATGGCTTTGACGCCGCAATCCTTTTTGCCGACATTTTGCTGTTGCCGCAGGCGCTTGGCGCGGATCTGTGGTTCGTCACCGGCGAGGGCCCGCGCCTGTCGACCATCACCGCAGACGCCGATTTTGCCAAACTCAAGAGCAAGGACGATATCCACGACAAACTTGCGCCGATCTACGAAACGGTGCGCATCCTGTCGCAAGAATTGCCCCGCGAAACGACGCTGATCGGCTTTGCCGGGGCGCCCTGGACTGTGGCGACCTATATGATTGCAGGTCGCGGGACCAAAGATCAGGGCCCGGCCCATGCGCTGCGCGAAGGCAACAATGAGCTCTTTGAGAAGATCATCGACCTTTTGACCGAAGGCACCATCGAATATCTCGATCAGCAAATTCAGGCAGGCGCCGAAGTGGTCAAGATCTTTGACAGCTGGGCCGGGAGCCTTAAGGGCGAGGCCTTTGAGAAATACGCCGTCGCGCCCGCCCGCAAGATCACAGCCGAACTCAAAGCCCGGCACCCGGGCATCCCGGTGATCGGCTTCCCGCGCGAGGCGGGCGACGGCTATATCGGGTTCCATGCCAAAACCGGCGTCGATTGCGTTGCCCTCGACAATTCCGTGAGCCCGGAATGGGGTGCTGCCAATGTGCAAAAGGATGGCTGCGTTCAGGGCAATCTGGCTTCAAGCCATATGGTGACAGGCGGACAGGCCCTGATCGACGAGGTACGCCATGTGCGCGAGGCCTTTTCCAAAGGTCCGCATATTTTCAACCTTGGTCATGGTATCACGCCGGACGCCGACCCGGACAATGTCAGCCTGATGATCGAGACGCTCAGAGAAAACGCCTAA
- a CDS encoding methyltransferase — translation MVVYRPRAGADLSPLAGAKLQIVQGFKPDHDAFAAAGYDVRCEAEGDFDLAIVAVPRAKAEARALIADAAARAPRVVVDGQKTDGIDSLLKDIRKRATVSQVLSKAHGKIFAIENGAFADWADPGALQLVDGFVTRLGVFSVDRIDKASAALVAALPDKLPARLADLGAGWGYLSRHILAHDEVRELHVVEAEAAALRSAQDNLPDARAVFHWEDATRFKPPQLLDGVIMNPPFHTSRAAEPELGQAFIRAAAAMLSPQGQLWLVANRQLPYEATLAEYFATCAEIGGPGGFKILHAAKPLRRGPRNA, via the coding sequence GTGGTGGTCTACCGTCCGCGTGCCGGGGCGGATCTGTCGCCGTTGGCTGGTGCAAAGTTGCAAATCGTTCAGGGGTTCAAGCCTGATCACGATGCCTTCGCGGCCGCAGGATATGATGTACGCTGCGAGGCCGAGGGCGATTTCGATCTGGCCATCGTCGCCGTGCCCCGCGCCAAGGCCGAGGCCCGGGCGCTGATTGCCGACGCCGCAGCACGCGCGCCGCGTGTGGTGGTCGATGGGCAAAAAACCGACGGCATAGACAGCCTGCTCAAAGACATTCGCAAACGCGCGACGGTCAGTCAGGTTCTGTCCAAGGCCCATGGCAAGATCTTCGCGATTGAAAACGGCGCTTTTGCAGACTGGGCCGATCCGGGCGCTTTGCAACTGGTCGACGGATTCGTGACACGCCTGGGTGTTTTTTCAGTTGACCGGATCGACAAGGCTTCGGCGGCGCTGGTCGCCGCGCTGCCGGATAAACTGCCAGCGCGTCTGGCCGATCTGGGTGCGGGCTGGGGCTATCTGTCACGTCACATTCTGGCGCATGATGAGGTGCGCGAATTGCATGTGGTTGAGGCCGAAGCGGCGGCCTTGCGCTCGGCGCAGGATAACCTGCCGGACGCGCGGGCGGTGTTCCACTGGGAAGATGCTACGCGTTTCAAACCGCCGCAGTTGCTCGACGGTGTGATCATGAACCCGCCGTTCCACACCAGCCGCGCGGCCGAGCCGGAGTTGGGTCAGGCCTTCATTCGTGCCGCCGCGGCCATGCTGAGCCCACAGGGACAGCTTTGGCTGGTGGCAAACCGGCAATTGCCCTATGAGGCGACGCTTGCCGAATATTTCGCCACATGCGCGGAGATTGGCGGACCCGGCGGGTTTAAGATTCTTCACGCAGCGAAACCCCTTCGCAGGGGCCCGCGAAACGCCTAG
- a CDS encoding ABC transporter ATP-binding protein has protein sequence MSLLRYKDLRVGFRQDGQIVEAVKGVSFEVHKGETVALVGESGSGKSVTALSSVNLLADTAQVSGSISYNGQELVGASEKELRKLRGNDISFIFQEPMTSLNPLHTIEKQLSEVLLVHHGMDGAAARARVIELLDQVGIHDPQSRLKDYPHQLSGGQRQRVMIAMSLANNPELLIADEPTTALDVTIQAQILELLRDLKRRLGMSMLFITHDLNIVRKLADRVCVMKDGEIVETGPTAAIFDDPKHPYTQMLLAAEATGRPDPVPEGAEVVAETDGLRIWFPIQRGLLRRTVGHVKAVNDASFSVRAGETLGIVGESGSGKTTLALAMMRLISSEGPVVVLGRDIQGWPNRRLRSMRADMQIVFQDPYGSLSPRMTVEQIIAEGLGVHRIEGYASKEQAVIDIMREVGLDPETRHRYPHEFSGGQRQRIAIARAMILRPRLVVLDEPTSALDMTVQVQIVDLLRMLQARHKLAYLFISHDLRVVRALSHKVIVMKRGDVVEMGDADSIFERPEQAYTRALVAAAFDLTVEEGAGI, from the coding sequence ATGAGCCTGCTGCGTTACAAAGATCTTCGTGTCGGTTTCCGTCAGGACGGCCAGATCGTCGAAGCGGTCAAAGGCGTGTCCTTTGAAGTTCACAAGGGCGAAACCGTCGCGCTTGTCGGCGAATCCGGCTCCGGGAAATCGGTGACGGCGCTGTCCTCGGTGAACCTGCTGGCCGATACCGCTCAGGTGTCCGGGTCCATCAGCTACAACGGGCAGGAACTGGTCGGAGCGTCGGAAAAGGAGCTGCGTAAACTGCGCGGCAATGACATCAGCTTTATCTTTCAGGAGCCGATGACCTCGCTCAACCCGCTGCACACGATTGAAAAGCAGCTCTCTGAAGTGTTGTTGGTTCACCATGGCATGGACGGTGCGGCGGCGCGGGCGCGGGTGATCGAACTGCTCGATCAGGTCGGCATCCACGATCCGCAAAGCCGTCTCAAAGACTATCCGCATCAGCTTTCGGGCGGACAGCGACAGCGGGTGATGATTGCCATGTCGCTGGCCAACAACCCCGAACTGTTGATCGCGGATGAGCCGACCACGGCGCTGGACGTTACCATTCAGGCGCAGATTCTCGAATTGCTGCGCGATCTGAAACGGCGTCTGGGCATGTCGATGCTGTTTATCACCCATGATCTGAACATCGTGCGCAAGCTCGCGGATCGTGTCTGTGTGATGAAGGATGGCGAAATTGTCGAAACCGGCCCGACGGCGGCGATCTTTGATGATCCGAAACATCCCTATACGCAAATGCTGCTGGCGGCAGAGGCCACAGGGCGACCGGATCCGGTGCCAGAAGGGGCCGAGGTGGTCGCTGAAACCGACGGGCTGCGGATCTGGTTTCCGATCCAGCGCGGGTTGCTGCGCCGGACGGTCGGCCATGTGAAAGCCGTGAATGACGCCTCCTTTTCGGTGCGCGCTGGCGAGACGCTCGGCATCGTTGGCGAATCTGGGTCTGGCAAGACCACATTGGCGCTGGCCATGATGCGGCTGATTTCCAGCGAAGGTCCGGTGGTTGTTCTGGGGCGGGATATTCAGGGCTGGCCGAACCGGCGGCTCCGGTCAATGCGGGCTGATATGCAGATCGTGTTTCAAGACCCCTATGGGTCGCTGTCTCCGCGGATGACGGTCGAACAGATCATCGCCGAGGGGCTGGGCGTGCACCGCATCGAAGGCTATGCCTCTAAAGAGCAGGCTGTGATCGACATCATGCGCGAAGTCGGGCTGGATCCCGAAACGCGCCACCGCTACCCGCATGAGTTTTCCGGCGGTCAGAGACAGCGGATCGCGATTGCCCGTGCCATGATTTTGCGTCCCCGGCTTGTGGTGCTCGATGAGCCAACTTCGGCGCTGGACATGACAGTTCAGGTTCAGATCGTAGATCTGCTGCGCATGCTGCAAGCTCGTCACAAGCTGGCTTATCTGTTTATTTCTCATGACCTGCGCGTGGTGCGGGCCCTGAGCCATAAGGTGATCGTGATGAAGCGCGGCGATGTGGTGGAAATGGGCGATGCGGACAGCATTTTCGAGCGCCCGGAGCAGGCTTATACGAGGGCGCTCGTCGCGGCGGCCTTTGATCTGACAGTGGAAGAGGGCGCGGGGATCTGA
- a CDS encoding D-alanyl-D-alanine carboxypeptidase family protein: protein MKSNVQAQGVLRAVSGRIFPLLLIALAMSVAMSARAVAAEYAALVMDARNGKVLHATNADTRLHPASLTKMMTLYIAFEAIEHGEIGLDDMVTVSRHAASEPPSKLGLRPGQKIKLRYLIRAAAVKSANDAATAIGEALEGSEAAFARRMNRTAQALGMSRTTFKNANGLTEAGHLSTARDMTVLGRHLFYDFPQYYNLFSRKTADAGVRTVSHTNTRFLNSYPGADGIKTGYTSAAGFNLVASARHGNERIITTVFGGRSTASRNAKVTELMDLGFKRAPTRVAEIKPQRPPYLGKVGAATITVAGNEDAPAQASKIVRVSINVTQSPIPVPRPGSTPAIAPESEELLVAASDGVLDALAKAKRDEELLAAATAAADEASAILAAAVVEETPTLRPTDLAPVTEDSSTETLVAEAATLSAIPAIAPTLRPESLQLASIEPTSASLQPAVATTTVAAVEPEVSTQQIVTRMSTSGSRHWGINIGTYGSEYEARKELLRTALSEVEMLDGALRKVVRSKRGFDANFLGMTEDMAALACRRLEARGTECAPLGPS, encoded by the coding sequence ATGAAGAGCAACGTGCAAGCGCAGGGTGTCCTGCGTGCCGTTTCAGGACGTATTTTCCCTCTCCTGTTGATCGCACTCGCGATGTCCGTCGCGATGAGCGCCCGCGCTGTGGCCGCAGAATATGCCGCACTGGTCATGGATGCGCGCAATGGCAAGGTGCTGCATGCCACCAATGCCGACACACGGCTGCATCCGGCTTCCCTGACCAAGATGATGACGCTGTATATCGCCTTCGAAGCCATCGAGCATGGCGAAATCGGGCTGGACGACATGGTGACCGTCTCGCGGCACGCGGCGTCTGAACCGCCGTCCAAACTGGGGCTGCGGCCAGGTCAGAAGATCAAGCTGCGCTATCTGATCCGCGCCGCAGCGGTGAAATCCGCCAATGACGCCGCCACCGCAATCGGCGAAGCGCTGGAAGGGTCCGAAGCGGCCTTTGCTCGGCGCATGAACCGTACCGCGCAGGCCCTTGGCATGTCGCGCACCACCTTCAAGAACGCCAATGGGTTGACCGAGGCAGGCCACCTGTCCACCGCACGCGACATGACCGTGCTAGGGCGACATCTGTTTTACGATTTCCCGCAGTATTACAACCTGTTCTCGCGCAAGACCGCCGACGCAGGCGTGCGGACCGTCAGCCATACCAACACCCGTTTTCTGAACTCCTACCCAGGCGCAGACGGCATCAAGACTGGCTATACCTCGGCGGCGGGGTTCAACCTTGTGGCTTCTGCCCGCCATGGCAATGAGCGTATTATCACCACCGTGTTCGGTGGCCGTTCGACCGCATCGCGCAACGCCAAGGTCACGGAGCTGATGGATCTTGGCTTCAAACGCGCCCCGACGCGTGTTGCCGAGATCAAACCGCAGCGTCCGCCCTATCTGGGCAAAGTCGGCGCAGCGACCATCACGGTGGCCGGCAATGAGGATGCGCCGGCTCAGGCCTCCAAAATCGTGCGGGTGAGCATCAATGTGACTCAAAGCCCGATCCCAGTGCCCCGCCCCGGCTCCACCCCGGCCATTGCACCCGAAAGCGAGGAGCTTTTGGTGGCGGCGTCAGATGGTGTGCTGGACGCATTGGCCAAGGCCAAGCGGGATGAAGAACTGCTTGCGGCGGCCACCGCAGCTGCGGATGAAGCCAGCGCCATTCTGGCGGCTGCGGTCGTTGAAGAAACACCAACTCTGCGCCCGACAGATCTGGCGCCCGTGACCGAAGACAGCAGTACCGAAACCCTGGTTGCAGAGGCCGCAACGCTCTCCGCGATCCCGGCGATCGCGCCGACACTGCGCCCCGAAAGCCTGCAACTGGCCTCGATCGAACCGACCTCGGCCAGTCTGCAGCCTGCCGTGGCCACCACCACGGTGGCGGCGGTCGAACCCGAGGTCAGCACCCAGCAGATCGTCACCCGCATGTCGACGTCTGGCAGCCGCCACTGGGGAATCAACATCGGCACCTATGGCAGCGAATATGAAGCCCGCAAGGAGTTGCTGCGGACCGCCCTGTCAGAGGTCGAAATGCTGGACGGCGCCCTGCGCAAGGTCGTGCGCAGCAAACGCGGCTTTGATGCCAACTTCTTGGGGATGACCGAAGATATGGCTGCGCTGGCCTGCCGCCGCCTCGAAGCCCGCGGCACCGAATGCGCCCCGCTCGGACCGTCGTGA
- a CDS encoding FAD-binding oxidoreductase codes for MELISRLKDITPHVLTGADALPYGRDWIGKYETTPHLVVRPGTTAEVSAILALCHQTNTPVVPMGGNTGLTGATAAEGMVILSLDRMSKIREIRSEARLAVVEAGVILQDLHDACAAHELSYPMSFGAKGSARIGGTLATNAGGSNVLRYGNTRDLCLGIEVVLADGRVLDLMSELHKDNSGYDLRDLIIGSEGTLGIITAAVLKLVPAPRAYASAMVTVPGLSGALTLLNRLQARTGGMVEAFEYMPRDYMERLARFRADLTPPLGHDQDHTIFLEIASTVPTDCTPDEDGQIPLVSQLEDTLGSLFEEGLVLDAALAQSEAQRRLMWDIREAAAEISVAVQPVVINDLCVALDQVDTFLTRANTTLRELDPGMTTCVVSHLGDGNIHYTVSPSTKELCDPVMEAVEDIVKDMRGSFSAEHGIGLSKLTSMQRRKDPIALEMMRAIKATFDPKGILNPGKTLPGN; via the coding sequence ATGGAACTTATTTCCCGCCTAAAAGACATTACCCCGCACGTCCTGACCGGTGCGGACGCCCTGCCCTATGGCCGGGACTGGATCGGGAAATATGAAACCACCCCGCATCTGGTTGTGCGCCCCGGCACCACGGCCGAGGTGTCGGCCATTCTGGCGTTGTGTCATCAGACCAACACTCCCGTGGTTCCGATGGGCGGCAACACCGGGCTGACCGGCGCGACCGCCGCAGAGGGCATGGTGATTCTGTCGCTCGACCGCATGTCCAAGATTCGCGAGATCCGCAGCGAAGCCCGTCTGGCAGTCGTCGAAGCCGGCGTGATCCTGCAGGACCTTCACGACGCCTGCGCGGCGCATGAGCTGTCCTACCCGATGTCTTTCGGGGCCAAGGGTTCCGCCCGGATCGGCGGCACCTTGGCGACCAATGCCGGTGGGTCCAACGTGCTGCGCTATGGCAATACCCGCGATCTCTGTCTGGGGATCGAGGTGGTGCTGGCGGACGGCCGTGTGCTGGATCTGATGAGCGAACTGCACAAGGACAACTCGGGCTATGATCTGCGCGATCTCATCATCGGGTCAGAGGGCACATTGGGCATCATCACCGCCGCTGTGCTCAAACTCGTCCCCGCGCCGCGCGCCTATGCCTCTGCCATGGTGACCGTGCCTGGTCTCTCTGGCGCCCTGACGCTGCTGAACCGCCTGCAAGCCCGCACCGGCGGCATGGTCGAGGCCTTCGAATACATGCCCCGCGATTACATGGAGCGTCTCGCGCGCTTTCGCGCCGATCTGACCCCGCCACTGGGGCACGACCAGGATCACACCATCTTTCTGGAAATCGCCTCTACCGTGCCCACCGATTGCACCCCGGACGAAGACGGTCAGATTCCGCTGGTGTCGCAACTCGAAGACACGCTGGGCAGCCTTTTTGAGGAGGGGCTGGTGCTCGATGCCGCCCTTGCGCAATCCGAAGCCCAGCGCCGCCTGATGTGGGACATCCGCGAAGCCGCCGCCGAAATTTCGGTGGCCGTGCAGCCGGTGGTCATCAACGATCTCTGCGTGGCGCTAGATCAGGTCGACACGTTCCTGACCCGCGCCAACACCACCCTGCGCGAACTGGATCCGGGCATGACCACCTGCGTCGTCAGCCATCTGGGGGACGGCAACATCCATTACACCGTCTCACCTTCGACCAAAGAACTCTGCGATCCGGTTATGGAAGCTGTCGAGGATATCGTCAAAGACATGCGCGGCAGCTTTTCCGCCGAACATGGCATTGGCCTGTCCAAACTGACATCGATGCAGCGCCGCAAGGACCCGATCGCGCTGGAAATGATGCGCGCGATCAAAGCGACCTTCGATCCCAAGGGCATTCTCAACCCGGGCAAAACCCTGCCCGGGAACTGA
- a CDS encoding SDR family oxidoreductase, which yields MSFSIAGKTAIVTGAANGVGLAIARHFEAQGANVMCADRDESSLIAEYGEAAEADDARIAYFAGDLREKLTIANLLSATLDHFDGVDILVNASRQVADSDPLCAEDDNVEILLEQNLMTSLRLTQHVAKWMIKRAEASEDQNGVVGSIVNLSSIAARRSQPELLGFSISSAAVDQMTRSMAVALAPNRIRVNAVAFGSVLSASLKDTLADNPDYRNEIIAKTPLRRVAPATEVAETVQYLASECSCFMTGQILTVDGGRTLVDPVDAPTH from the coding sequence ATGAGTTTTTCGATTGCAGGAAAAACAGCCATCGTGACCGGGGCTGCCAATGGGGTGGGTCTGGCCATTGCGCGTCATTTCGAGGCTCAGGGCGCCAATGTGATGTGTGCCGACCGTGACGAAAGCAGCCTGATCGCGGAATATGGCGAGGCCGCCGAGGCAGACGATGCCCGCATTGCCTATTTCGCCGGGGATCTGCGGGAAAAGCTGACCATTGCCAATCTGCTGTCCGCTACGCTCGATCATTTCGATGGGGTCGACATTCTGGTCAACGCTTCCCGGCAGGTGGCCGACAGCGATCCGCTGTGCGCCGAAGACGACAATGTTGAAATTCTGCTGGAGCAGAACCTGATGACGTCGCTACGACTGACGCAGCATGTCGCGAAATGGATGATCAAACGCGCCGAAGCCTCTGAGGATCAGAACGGTGTTGTCGGCTCCATCGTCAACCTGTCGTCCATCGCGGCGCGCCGGTCGCAGCCCGAACTTCTGGGTTTTTCGATTTCTTCGGCGGCTGTGGATCAGATGACCCGCTCCATGGCCGTGGCGCTGGCGCCAAATCGCATCCGGGTGAACGCGGTGGCCTTTGGCTCTGTGCTTAGCGCCAGCCTCAAGGACACTTTGGCGGACAACCCGGACTATCGCAACGAAATCATCGCCAAGACACCTTTGCGCCGCGTGGCCCCGGCCACCGAAGTGGCAGAGACGGTACAATATCTGGCGTCGGAATGCTCCTGCTTCATGACCGGTCAGATCCTGACCGTCGATGGTGGGCGCACGCTGGTCGATCCGGTCGACGCGCCCACCCATTAA
- a CDS encoding HAD family hydrolase, protein MTVKIATIAFDADDTLWENEAFFRVTQERFADLLADFTEPNHLAERLLDAERRNLGHYGFGIKGFVLSMIETAIEVTEKRVPASVIAELIAAGQDMLRHPIHLLDGAEDTVRALAETHEILLVTKGDLLDQERKLAQSGLGDLFDGIEIVSTKTTPVYQGIFAKHGVAPEAAMMIGNSLKSDVIPPIEAGAWGVYVPHNITWEIERADAPKGHPRFRHLDTLTTLPALIAQLAS, encoded by the coding sequence ATGACGGTAAAAATTGCGACAATCGCCTTTGATGCGGACGATACGCTTTGGGAAAATGAAGCCTTCTTTCGGGTCACGCAAGAGCGATTCGCAGATCTCCTTGCGGATTTCACCGAGCCCAATCACCTGGCCGAACGCCTGCTGGACGCCGAGCGGCGCAACCTTGGCCACTACGGGTTCGGGATCAAGGGCTTTGTTCTATCGATGATCGAAACCGCCATCGAAGTGACCGAAAAACGCGTACCCGCCTCTGTCATCGCCGAGCTGATTGCAGCCGGTCAGGACATGCTGCGCCATCCGATCCATCTGCTCGACGGCGCCGAAGACACGGTGCGTGCGCTGGCGGAAACCCATGAAATTCTGCTGGTAACCAAGGGGGACCTGCTGGACCAGGAACGCAAGCTGGCACAGTCCGGGCTGGGCGATCTGTTCGACGGGATCGAAATCGTTTCGACCAAGACCACCCCCGTCTACCAAGGCATCTTCGCCAAACACGGAGTGGCTCCCGAGGCCGCGATGATGATCGGCAACTCTCTGAAATCCGACGTCATTCCGCCTATTGAGGCCGGTGCCTGGGGCGTCTATGTGCCGCATAACATCACCTGGGAAATCGAACGGGCCGATGCGCCCAAAGGTCACCCGCGCTTTCGTCATCTCGACACGCTCACCACCCTGCCCGCGCTGATCGCGCAACTGGCAAGCTGA
- the clpS gene encoding ATP-dependent Clp protease adapter ClpS: MADKDDRFDDGDVGVALKTKPKTKRPPLYKVMLLNDDYTPMEFVVLVLERFFGIGHGHATEIMLTVHKKGLAVVGVFPFEIAETKVQQVMEFARRHQHPLQCTMEKE, encoded by the coding sequence ATGGCTGACAAAGACGACCGTTTCGACGACGGCGATGTCGGCGTTGCGCTGAAGACCAAGCCCAAGACCAAGCGGCCGCCCCTTTACAAGGTGATGTTGCTCAACGATGACTACACGCCGATGGAATTCGTGGTTCTGGTGCTTGAGCGGTTTTTCGGGATCGGTCACGGCCATGCGACCGAGATCATGCTGACCGTGCACAAAAAAGGTTTGGCCGTGGTCGGGGTGTTCCCCTTTGAGATCGCGGAAACCAAGGTGCAACAGGTGATGGAATTCGCCCGCCGCCATCAGCACCCGCTGCAATGCACCATGGAAAAGGAATAG
- the hemF gene encoding oxygen-dependent coproporphyrinogen oxidase: protein MHPEMTDEKHRASAWFRSLRDEIVAAFETLEDSQAEGPLAELPAGRFEVSETTRSSEDGSDAGGGLMSVLRGGRVFEKVGVNISTVYGQLGDRAQRSMAARKGLPGMADDPRFWASGISLVAHMQNPHTPAVHMNTRMFWTPHGWWFGGGSDLNPCIEYAEDTEAFHAVQKAHCDRHDPTYYPRYKAWADEYFYIPHRGRARGVGGIFFDDHNSGDWEKDFAFTQDVGRAFLPAFLGATEKRRNTPWSEADKDAQLVHRGLYAEYNLVYDRGTKFGLETGHNPDAVLMSLPPMAKWV, encoded by the coding sequence ATGCACCCGGAAATGACTGATGAAAAACACCGCGCTTCAGCATGGTTTCGCAGCCTGCGCGACGAGATCGTTGCCGCGTTCGAGACGCTGGAAGACAGTCAGGCCGAGGGGCCGTTGGCGGAGCTGCCGGCAGGGCGTTTTGAAGTTTCCGAGACCACGCGCAGTTCGGAGGATGGTTCGGACGCCGGCGGCGGTCTGATGTCGGTGCTGCGCGGCGGGCGCGTGTTTGAAAAGGTCGGGGTGAATATTTCGACGGTCTACGGGCAGCTGGGCGACCGGGCGCAACGGTCCATGGCCGCGCGCAAGGGATTGCCGGGCATGGCCGATGATCCGCGGTTCTGGGCCTCGGGGATTTCACTGGTGGCCCATATGCAGAACCCGCACACCCCGGCGGTGCATATGAACACGCGAATGTTCTGGACGCCGCATGGCTGGTGGTTCGGGGGCGGGTCCGACCTTAATCCCTGCATCGAATATGCGGAAGATACAGAGGCGTTCCATGCGGTGCAGAAAGCCCATTGCGACCGCCACGATCCCACCTATTACCCGCGCTACAAAGCCTGGGCGGACGAATATTTCTACATCCCGCACCGGGGCCGGGCGCGGGGCGTGGGCGGTATCTTTTTCGACGACCACAACAGCGGCGACTGGGAAAAGGATTTCGCGTTCACCCAGGATGTCGGTCGTGCCTTTCTGCCCGCATTTCTGGGGGCGACGGAAAAGCGGCGCAACACGCCTTGGAGCGAAGCTGACAAGGATGCGCAGCTCGTGCATCGTGGTCTCTACGCAGAATATAATCTGGTCTACGACCGGGGCACGAAATTTGGTCTTGAGACGGGCCACAACCCGGATGCGGTGCTGATGTCGCTGCCGCCGATGGCGAAATGGGTATAA